From a region of the Helianthus annuus cultivar XRQ/B chromosome 5, HanXRQr2.0-SUNRISE, whole genome shotgun sequence genome:
- the LOC110942652 gene encoding chitinase 2 — MAFSKLHIVLFALLALVAMASTQPSASKSDLFREYIGAEFNNVKFSDVPINPNVEFHYILAFAIDYTTSSSSSPTNGKFNVFWDTDNLSPSQVSSIKNQHSNVKVALSLGGDSVNGGSCYFSPSSVDSWVSNAVSSLTNIIQEYHLDGIDIDYEHFHADPETFAECIGKLITTLKNNGVISFASIAPYDDDDIQSHYLALWKSYGHIIDYVNFQFYAYDKGTTVSQFMNYFQTQSSNYGGGSILASFISDGSGGLAPQNGFFTACNRLRNQEKLGGIFVWSADDSKALGFRYEKQSQALLAAHP, encoded by the coding sequence ATGGCTTTCTCTAAACTTCACATTGTTCTTTTCGCGCTACTAGCTCTTGTAGCCATGGCATCAACACAACCTTCAGCATCAAAATCAGACCTTTTTCGGGAATATATCGGAGCAGAGTTCAACAATGTCAAGTTTTCAGATGTACCCATCAACCCAAATGTCGAGTTCCACTATATACTCGCTTTTGCAATCGATTACaccacttcatcttcttcatccccGACCAATGGAAAGTTCAACGTGTTTTGGGACACCGATAATCTCAGCCCCTCTCAAGTCTCTTCTATCAAGAACCAACATTCTAATGTCAAAGTAGCTTTGAGCTTGGGAGGTGACAGTGTGAATGGAGGAAGCTGTTACTTTAGCCCTTCTTCAGTGGATTCATGGGTATCTAACGCGGTTTCTTCACTCACCAACATCATCCAAGAGTATCATTTAGATGGGATTGATATCGACTACGAGCACTTTCACGCAGATCCTGAAACATTTGCTGAGTGCATTGGGAAGCTTATAACCACCCTCAAGAACAACGGAGTCATCTCGTTTGCTTCTATAGCTccatatgatgatgatgacattCAAAGCCATTATTTGGCTCTTTGGAAGAGTTACGGTCACATAATAGACTATGTCAACTTCCAGTTTTATGCGTACGATAAGGGGACCACTGTTTCTCAGTTTATGAACTATTTTCAGACACAAAGCTCGAATTATGGAGGTGGTAGTATCTTGGCTAGCTTCATTAGTGATGGAAGTGGAGGGTTAGCACCACAGAACGGGTTTTTTACTGCGTGTAACAGGCTTAGAAACCAAGAGAAGCTTGGCGGGATCTTTGTATGGTCTGCGGATGATTCAAAGGCTTTAGGTTTCCGCTACGAGAAGCAATCACAAGCTTTGCTGGCTGCTCATCCTTAG